From a single Rutidosis leptorrhynchoides isolate AG116_Rl617_1_P2 chromosome 5, CSIRO_AGI_Rlap_v1, whole genome shotgun sequence genomic region:
- the LOC139846722 gene encoding cullin-3A-like, with protein sequence MSSQKKKNFQIEAFKHRVVVDPKYAEKTWKVLEHAIHEIYNHNASGLSFEELYRNAYNMVLHKFGEKLYSGLVSTMTAHLKEIAASIEASQGALFLEELDRKWTEHNKALQMIRDILMYMDRTFIPSTHKTPVHELGLNLWRDNIVHAIKIQTRLKDTLLDLVQRERGGEVINRGLMRNVVKMLMDLGSSVYQEDFEKPYLIVSADFYRGESQLFIESCDCGNYLMKAEKRLNEEIERVSHYLDSRSEVKITNVVEKEMIESQMTRLVHMDNSGLVNMLVDDKYDDLGRMYNLFRRVPNGLSLVKDVMTSHIRETGKQLVTDPERLKDPVDFVQRLLDEKDKHDKIINLAFNNDKMFQNALNSSFEYFINLNTRSPEFISLFVDDKLRKGLKGVSEEDVEIVLDKVMMLFRFLQEKDVFEKYYKQHLAKRLLSAKSVSEDAERSLILKLKTECGYQFTSKLEGMFTDMKTSDDTMQGFYAANGHELGDGPTLAVHVLTTGSWPTQSTTTCNLPSEILTVCDKFKNYYLGTHSGRRLTWQTNMGYADIKATFGRGQKHELNVSTYQMCVLMLFNNGDGLSYKEIEQATEIPASDLKRCLQSLACAKGKNVLRKEPMSKDIVEDDTFFFNDKFSSKFYKVKIGTVVAQKESEPEKQETRQRVEEDRKPQIEAAIVRIMKARRVLDHNNIVTEVTKQLQSRFLPNPVVIKKRIESLIEREFLERDKDDRKLYRYLA encoded by the exons ATGAGTTCACAGAAAAAGAAAAATTTTCAAATCGAAGCTTTTAAACATCGTGTTGTTGTGGATCCAAAATACGCTGAAAAAACATGGAAGGTTCTAGAGCATGCGATTCATGAGATTTATAATCATAACGCTAGCGGCCTTAGTTTCGAAGAACTTTACAG GAACGCCTACAATATGGTGCTGCATAAGTTTGGAGAAAAGCTCTACTCTGGACTCGTATCAACAATGACTGCTCATCTAAAAGAAATCGCAGCGTCAATCGAAGCCTCTCAGGGCGCTTTATTTCTCGAAGAACTCGACCGTAAATGGACCGAACACAACAAAGCCTTACAAATGATACGAGACATATTAATGTACATGGACAGAACTTTTATCCCCAGTACACACAAAACTCCAGTTCATGAGCTCGGACTTAATCTATGGCGGGATAATATCGTTCACGCTATCAAGATCCAAACGAGGCTTAAAGACACATTACTTGACCTCGTGCAAAGAGAAAGGGGCGGTGAAGTTATTAATCGGGGCTTAATGAGGAACGTGGTTAAAATGCTGATGGATTTAGGTTCTTCCGTTTATCAAGAAGATTTTGAAAAACCGTATCTTATTGTTTCGGCTGATTTTTACCGTGGTGAATCTCAGTTGTTTATTGAAAGCTGTGACTGTGGGAATTACCTTATGAAGGCGGAAAAACGTTTGAACGAGGAGATTGAAAGAGTGTCGCATTATTTAGACTCAAGAAGTGAAGTTAAGATTACGAATGTGGTGGAAAAAGAGATGATCGAAAGCCAAATGACGAGATTAGTTCATATGGATAATTCGGGGTTAGTTAATATGCTCGTGGATGATAAATACGATGATTTGGGTCGAATGTATAATTTGTTTCGTAGGGTGCCTAATGGGTTGTCACTAGTAAAGGATGTGATGACATCACACATTCGGGAAACGGGTAAGCAATTGGTGACTGATCCCGAAAGACTAAAAGATCCTGTGGATTTCGTACAACGTCTCCTGGATGAAAAAGATAAACACGATAAGATCATCAATCTTGCGTTTAACAACGACAAAATGTTTCAGAACGCTTTGAATTCGTCTTTTGAGTACTTTATCAATTTGAATACTCGGTCACCCGAATTCATCtcgttgtttgtggatgataagctaaGGAAAGGACTAAAAGGGGTTAGTGAAGAGGATGTGGAGATTGTACTGGACAAAGTGATGATGCTTTTCCGTTTTCTTCAAGAAAAAGACGTTTTCGAAAAGTATTATAAACAACACTTAGCAAAACGGCTTCTTTCTGCTAAAAGTGTATCAGAAGATGCGGAACGAAGTTTGATTTTGAAGCTGAAAACCGAATGTGGGTATCAGTTTACTTCAAAGTTGGAAGGTATGTTTACTGATATGAAAACCTCTGATGATACAATGCAAGGATTTTATGCAGCAAATGGGCACGAGTTGGGTGATGGGCCCACACTTGCGGTTCATGTCCTCACAACCGGATCTTGGCCGACTCAATCGACTACCACCTGCAACCTTCCTTCCGAAATTCTCACTGTGTGtgataagttcaaaaattattacCTTGGGACACACAGTGGACGCAGGCTGACATGGCAAACAAACATGGGGTATGCAGATATAAAAGCAACATTCGGTAGAGGCCAAAAGCACGAGCTGAACGTTTCAACATACCAAATGTGCGTTCTGATGCTTTTCAACAATGGAGACGGGTTGAGTTATAAGGAAATTGAACAGGCTACTGAAATACCCGCGTCTGATTTGAAGAGGTGTTTGCAGTCTTTAGCTTGTGCTAAGGGTAAAAACGTCTTGCGTAAAGAACCTATGAGTAAAGATATTGTGGAGGACGACACGTTTTTCTTTAACGATAAGTTTTCAAGCAAGTTTTACAAGGTGAAGATAGGTACAGTTGTTGCGCAGAAGGAATCAGAACCCGAGAAGCAGGAGACGAGACAACGAGTGGAGGAAGATAGGAAACCGCAGATTGAGGCCGCCATTGTTAGGATCATGAAAGCGAGACGGGTGTTGGATCACAACAACATTGTGACCGAAGTTACGAAGCAACTGCAGTCGAGGTTCTTGCCGAACCCGGTTGTGATAAAGAAACGAATCGAGTCGCTTATTGAGAGGGAGTTTTTAGAAAGGGACAAAGACGATAGGAAGTTGTATCGATACTTGGCTTGA